A section of the Eublepharis macularius isolate TG4126 chromosome 1, MPM_Emac_v1.0, whole genome shotgun sequence genome encodes:
- the B3GAT3 gene encoding galactosylgalactosylxylosylprotein 3-beta-glucuronosyltransferase 3, with protein sequence MKVKLKNVFVVYFLVSVIGLMYALLQLGQPCDCTHHLKSASDLIHAKEKKLSQLQNELKRLQGREKVLEPAAPALPIIYAITPTYARLVQKAELVRLLQTLMHVKNLHWIVVEDSPVKTQLVSELLAQSNLRFTHLHAETPKEHKRKENDPNWLKPRGVEQRNLALQWLRENRELSDEGVVYFADDDNTYSLRLFDEIRSTKRVSVWPVGLVGGLRFERPLVEGGKVVGFYTAWKPNRPFPMDMAGFAVALQLLLANREARFDLLAERGYLESSLLQSLVSIEELEPKADNCTKVFVWHTRTEKPKMKQEELLQKQGLGSDPSIEV encoded by the exons ATGAAGGTGAAATTGAAGAACGTTTTTGTCGTCTACTTCCTGGTGTCTGTCATTGGCTTGATGTACGCGCTGCTCCAGCTGG GGCAACCTTGTGACTGCACCCACCACCTAAAATCAGCCAGTGATCTCATCCATGCCAAGGAGAAGAAGCTCTCCCAACTACAGAATGAGCTGAAGAGGCTGCAGGGCCGAGAAAAAGTACTGGAGCCTGCAGCGCCAGCACTGCCCATCATCTATGCTATCACGCCCACCTATGCTAG GCTGGTGCAGAAGGCAGAGCTGGTGCGCCTGTTGCAGACCTTGATGCATGTGAAGAACCTTCACTGGATCGTGGTGGAGGACTCACCAGTGAAGACCCAGCTGGTCTCCGAACTGCTAGCCCAGAGCAACCTGCGCTTCACGCATCTCCATGCAGAGACACCCAAGGAACACAAGCGCAAGGAGAATGACCCCAATTGGCTGAAACCACGAGGGGTGGAGCAGCGCAACTTGGCCCTCCAGTGGCTGCGGGAGAACCGCGAACTCAGTGACGAAGGGGTGGTGTACTTTGCTGATGACGACAACACATACAGCCTTCGCCTCTTCGATGAA ATCCGCTCTACCAAGCGTGTCTCTGTATGGCCCGTTGGCCTGGTGGGTGGCCTCCGCTTCGAGCGCCCTCTTGTCGAGGGTGGCAAAGTCGTGGGTTTTTATACTGCCTGGAAGCCCAACCGACCCTTCCCCATGGACATGGCTGGCTTTGCCGTGGCCCTCCAGCTGCTGCTGGCCAATCGCGAAGCTCGTTTTGACTTGCTGGCCGAACGTGGCTACCTAGAGAGCAGCCTGCTGCAGTCACTGGTGTCCATTGAGGAGCTGGAGCCCAAAGCAGACAACTGCACCAAG GTCTTTGTCTGGCACACCCGGACAGAGAAGCCCAAGATGAAGCAGGAGGAGCTGCTGCAAAAACAGGGCCTGGGCTCTGACCCCAGTATCGAGGTCTGA